From the Teredinibacter turnerae T7901 genome, one window contains:
- a CDS encoding alpha/beta fold hydrolase yields MRITRLWCEKKSLQKIVLWLAILPAVGLTGCMPKIIEETESQADALYRQQVIQSDHIMVERARLHYTVREQLEFSAGALTANEVTELLVFVHGTPGDWRSFGQQLADRRLAARAVLVAIDRPSWGGSFFEEERVETSLGEQAGLIAPLLLRLREDYPNARLTLAGHSFGASLVPMIAMVYPQAVDSVVVIAGDLSAEYLEEKWYNTVLAWPWVRPLLPREICYANDEVLALDENIAAMSDYWSHLSVPMMVIQGTEDTLVDPRNADFAAALKTPAGVRVERIDGGSHLIHMAQSQRVDGLLLDWLASNFKTTNSAINSSD; encoded by the coding sequence ATGAGAATAACCCGCCTTTGGTGTGAAAAAAAATCCCTACAAAAAATCGTGTTATGGCTCGCGATACTACCTGCAGTCGGCCTGACTGGGTGCATGCCCAAAATTATTGAAGAAACCGAATCGCAGGCCGACGCGCTTTACCGGCAGCAGGTTATTCAATCGGATCACATAATGGTAGAGCGCGCTCGACTCCATTATACGGTGCGCGAACAGTTAGAGTTCAGCGCGGGTGCTTTAACCGCCAACGAGGTGACGGAGTTGCTGGTGTTTGTGCATGGCACGCCCGGTGACTGGCGCAGTTTCGGTCAGCAGCTTGCGGATCGACGCCTGGCGGCGCGGGCAGTACTGGTTGCCATCGATCGCCCGTCGTGGGGCGGATCTTTTTTTGAAGAAGAGCGTGTTGAAACATCGCTCGGCGAGCAGGCGGGGTTGATTGCACCACTTTTGTTGCGCTTGCGTGAGGACTACCCGAATGCGCGATTGACGCTGGCTGGTCACTCGTTCGGCGCGAGCCTGGTGCCGATGATCGCAATGGTTTACCCGCAAGCGGTGGATTCAGTGGTAGTAATTGCCGGCGATCTCAGTGCGGAGTATCTCGAAGAAAAGTGGTACAACACTGTGCTTGCCTGGCCGTGGGTGAGACCACTGCTGCCCCGGGAAATTTGCTACGCGAACGATGAAGTTCTTGCGCTTGATGAAAATATTGCGGCGATGAGTGACTACTGGTCGCATCTGTCGGTACCCATGATGGTCATTCAGGGCACCGAAGACACGCTGGTTGATCCACGAAACGCGGATTTTGCTGCCGCATTAAAAACGCCCGCCGGGGTAAGAGTGGAGCGTATCGACGGCGGCAGCCACCTGATTCACATGGCGCAGTCGCAACGGGTGGACGGATTGTTGCTCGACTGGCTTGCGAGCAACTTTAAAACGACAAACAGCGCCATTAACAGTAGCGATTAA